DNA from Sporocytophaga myxococcoides DSM 11118:
CAATTGAGCGTGTTAATATCAAGGATATTGGGAAAGTCATGAAGAATGGAGTGTATTTTAGTGGAGGCGGTTCGGCGATTGACTTCCTGAGAGATAAAATTCAAATAGACAGGGAAATAAAACGAACAACTAGTAAAAACCCAATGCTTGATAACATCAATGGCCTAATGAAAATAATAGCAGAAAAGGACAAATTCAGAAGCTATTTTATAGTATAGTTTTTCACTATTAGAACAAAAACTTACGGGATATTATTCGATAAACGCTATTAAATACCTTACTATTCAAAATAAGAATAGCCCCAATTTTATCGGGGCTATTCTTCGAAATATGTATTTGATTTTTTCTTTTTCTACATTAAAAACTGTAAGTAAAATATTTGCTCACGTCTTAAGCTTAAGTTAACTAAACTTATACCAGAGAGGGAAAACAGAGTTTCATCTAAAATATAATGTCACTTCCCACTTATTCTTATATATATCCTTAATGGCATTCGCATACTCTGTTCTATTGTCTCCAGCTTCATTGGTTAAAGCAAAGCAATATTTAACCTCTGGAATAAAATCGCATAATTTAGTTTTAAACATATAATTTAAGCCCAATTCAATAAATGATTCATTTCTTTTGAATTTTATTTTATCACTCGGTCTTGAATTAGTTTTTCCTATTTGCAAATTTCCCGAAGCCCCGCATACCAATCCAATAGGAATATTTTTAAATGGAGTGAGAATAATATGAACAGGCAATTTTAAATATGAATATCCAAAAGTAAATTCTTCGCTTATACCGTTTTTGGTAAAGATAAAATTATCTTCCATAAATTCAGTTGAAGGAGAAAATCTCATTTGAAATTTTTCGCTAAATAAATACGAACCACTAAATCCAAGGTCAAATCCCCAACCGTTGCTATTCTTAATGTTCTCAAAAGAGTGATTTGGATTAAGATTGATAGAATTAATTCTACTGACATAACCTAATTGAAATCCAATTCTAAATTTTCCTGTTTGGGCCGAAGAAATAAACCAGCCAAAAAGTAAAACTAACAATAGGATATTTTTTTTATAACAGACTGTAAATGACATAAATTAATTTAAATAAATGAACTATATTAATTCTCTGGCCGAAGCCTTTAATATATTCCCTCAAATGTAAGCAAGTTTTAATTTGCGACTTATTATTCAATAAACTCTATTTCATCACCTTCTATTCGAATACAAAAATAGCCAATAATTTTTTACTAGCTATTTTTCAAAATATGTATTTGATTTTTTCTTTTTCTGCATGCTAAAAATTGCACTCAGTTATAAGCTTAAGTTTTGAAAAATTTAGCAGAGATGTGGTCTAACGGGTTTATTGTACACCGGCACACTTTCTTATTTGGTTTTCAATTCCAATTTCTGAATTCAATTTCTTATAGACAACACCTGAAATAGTCAGGCTGATAAAAGACGCAGTCATAAAACTAGCAATTCGTCCTTCGAATTCAACATTTGTCCAGATAAGGATCAGAGTTAATATATGAAGGCCAACACCAAACCAAAACGATCTTATTCTCATTTTTTTTTAATCTTAAGATTAGATAAATCACTGCCAGAATGAAGATGCCGACTGTCGAGAATCCCATAGTCATGTATACTTGTCCCGATAATTTCTCTCCCTGTCCACCAGTCTGTTTCAAAAAAGTAGTCATTATGATTAATAAACTTCACCATTAGAAAAAATGTAATCCAGAATGATAAGTCTTTAATTAAAACGTGAATTGGGAAAATTCTCATGGTCTTTTACTCGAATCTGTCATACAATAAATGACTTTCAACTTATTTATATACGTAACAGATGCGTATATTTTTCAATTTATATCTATCCAAGTTACTGAACTTTAACCAATATTCAAGCTATCTAATAGGCTTATTATATGGCTGATGCTTTTGGTACATACATATGTATAGGTCTCAGCAGTTTTCATGCTGAAATATCTCAATAATTACTTAATTGAAGACAGTGGCCAGAGAGCTGGATAAATTCCATCTGTAAAGACAAAGCCAGGAGGAACAGAATTGAAATATTTTTTTAACACAAATATGCCTGGCAAAAATTCTCAGCATATTAATAAACCGACAACTTATCTTTATCAAAACAAGTACACATATAAAAAAATGGCTTAACCTAAACATCATGCCCTGTTCCTGGAAACCACTTTACCTATTATCTCTTTTTTGCCTTTCTTCTATCGTGCTCAGCAGTTGTGCTGCAAATTATCAGCGTTATGGAAAAACACCCTGCGAAAACCTTTCTGCATCTTATGAGTCGCTTAGGAAAATTGCTCTTGAAACAGGATCGAAAGAAGAAGATATTGTGCTGACAGATTACTCATTGAGATACAACAACAAGAAAGAAATTATATTTTCTGATATCAAAAAAGTAATCGTAACAACTGGCAGAAAATCATTTGCTAAAGGACGTAAATACAGGCTTATTGTGGTGATGAAAAACAGCCTCAAACGGCATCACCTAATTACATTTGACTATTTTCTCGCTGTTGATGTATACAATAGGTTGGAATGCGCTGCAGGCATTCCAGCAGGCGAAACAACAAAGAATATAAATCTTTCATCGCCCGACCTTGCTCCTCAGCCGTCTCAACCATTGACTCTTTTCGAGAAGTATGAACTCATAGCAAAATTAAAATCATTACTAGATTCAGGTGCTATTACCCAACAGGAGTTTGATTCAGAAAAGAGGAAACTATTTGAGTAATGGCTAGATAAAAAGCTAATTACAGTTAGATTGTGATGACGGGTGAGTGTCAATGTGTAACATTCCCAACTCCCCGCCCTGTACCTGACTTATGCCCTTTCTTCTCTCGGCAGTGGCCCAAACTTCGATTTCTTATTCATAATCATGTACCAAAGAATTTTGACCACTAAACCCAAACCACTCTTGTTCCTCATGTATTCCAGGTCAGTTGCTTTTATATCTATGTAGTCCTGGGCATCTGCCATCAATCCTGTTTTGCTTCCAGGTGTAATAGTGCCTTGCAAAAGCTGGGTTCTCCGTTCTACAATGAGATTGAAGAAAGGCTTTGGGCTGTTAAAAAAAGTACGAATCAATTCAGGAGTGATGTGCTTCACCCCGTTATTGTCGACATGCCCGCATAATGCAACAAAAGATTGCCATTGAATATGTCCTCTAAATCGAGCTTGATTTCTTTTAATGAATCCCTTAGCTTCCCGAAGGCCGTTCCATGTTAAATAAGGCTCCGCTTTTTGTGTAGTAACGAATGCCGCCAATACATCATGCGTTAAGCGATTGTCTTTAATTCCAAATTCTGCACTTATTTGCTGAAGCCTTTGGATAAGCATTTCCATTCTTACGGGGTCAACACCTTTTGTTGCATGAAATACTCTGCTTGAATTCGCACCCTGTCCCCAGCCCTTTACGCAATTTGCTATATCCGTCTCGTTCTTTTTGGAGGCAGTTTGCGCCTGGATCCCATTTCGCGCCAAAAAACTTAAGAGTTTCATCCACATGTTGTTTTTGAACCCCAGGCCCTCCTCGCCAAAGAGTCTATCTGATGTTGACTTATCGACAATAGCTTTCTCATTACCGAATGGCCAGATGTGCCTTTCAATACCAGGTTTAAGATCAACTTGATCTTGCCACTGTGGTTCTTTTTGTTGGTGATTTGTCATTAGTGAAAAAAGATTGGTTATCAATATGATGAAAAATATGGGTACAACAATGCTAGTTCTGATTCATACCCATTTAATGAAAATTCAGAAAAAATTTGGCTTCGAATTAATTAATAAAGTATGTTTCGGCTTACGCACGTTCAATGTCTGTTGTCACAATTTATTTGAATGCATTTGTCTTGTGAATTCAGGTAATTAATGATTGGACAACCAAAAGAAACCCATTCAAAGCCAAATATCACTTCGGGTTTGTCTTTGAAAAGTTTTCCTGTCCATTGTTCTTTGAGGTCATGAAAATTAGAATTGTTTATTCCATAGTTTAATGGCGTTGCACTTGTTCCTTCACTATTACTGAACATTGTCTCATTAACTACATTACCTCTTTGCTTTTCTATTACAATTAAATGTCGGTCTTGGACTTGAATAGGATTATCTGGCTCAATATAGTCTTGTATGAAAATCTGGTAATTATCTGTTTCGC
Protein-coding regions in this window:
- a CDS encoding SHOCT domain-containing protein codes for the protein MPCSWKPLYLLSLFCLSSIVLSSCAANYQRYGKTPCENLSASYESLRKIALETGSKEEDIVLTDYSLRYNNKKEIIFSDIKKVIVTTGRKSFAKGRKYRLIVVMKNSLKRHHLITFDYFLAVDVYNRLECAAGIPAGETTKNINLSSPDLAPQPSQPLTLFEKYELIAKLKSLLDSGAITQQEFDSEKRKLFE
- a CDS encoding outer membrane beta-barrel protein; the encoded protein is MSFTVCYKKNILLLVLLFGWFISSAQTGKFRIGFQLGYVSRINSINLNPNHSFENIKNSNGWGFDLGFSGSYLFSEKFQMRFSPSTEFMEDNFIFTKNGISEEFTFGYSYLKLPVHIILTPFKNIPIGLVCGASGNLQIGKTNSRPSDKIKFKRNESFIELGLNYMFKTKLCDFIPEVKYCFALTNEAGDNRTEYANAIKDIYKNKWEVTLYFR